The following is a genomic window from Candidatus Nezhaarchaeota archaeon.
TTGCTAGCTTTAATGTCAATATAGAGGATATTAGCCAAACTGTTTTGAGGAATCTCTTCGCTATGATTCTGATAGCCGACATGAGCAAAGCTACTTGTACTCTACGTGAGCTTAGGGAGAAGCTTGAGGCTAAGGCTAAGGAGCTTGGAGTTGAGGTTTTCGTCCAGCACATGAACATCTTTAGAGCCATGCACAGGATATAATGGCACGTAAATAAGCCTCTAGCGTAGTGCGCTTTCCTCTGAACTAGAGTGTACGAAAGGTCCCATGCTCCTCTCAAGCTTAGACCACAAGGTCATCTGTAAAGTGATTGAAAGCTTTAAGCGCACTAGTGTGTTAGCGTAAGACTACTGACCTGGCAGATGGTCTTGGTGGGTTCAAATGCCAATAGTCATTCACCCGACTGAGATCCTTGAGACTATAGAGATGATAAAGTACTTGAAGTTCGACATTAGAGCCGTTACCTTAAGCATTAGCTTGATGGACTGCATTGATGGTAACCTAGAGTCGATGATGAGGAAGATTGAGAGGAAGCTTAATGATGTCTTGCCCAACTTTGTAAGCGTGACCAGTGATGTGGCGGATAGGTATCAAGTGCCCATAGTCAATAAGAGGGTCTCAGTAACCCCTCTCAGCATGCTTGTTGAGCCTTACGCGTCCACTAGCTTGAGTGAAGGGAGGAGAGCCCTTCTTGAGCTAGCCAAGTTCATGGACTCACTGATGAAGATTCACGGGATAGACTACGTTGGTGGACTCTCAGCCCATGTTGCTAGAGGTTCAACCCCTGGTGATAAGGTGGTATTGACTTCCATAGCTGAGGCGCTATCGCAGACTGAGAAGCTATTCTCATCTATAAATGCTGCTCAGACCGGCATAGGGATTAACATTGACGCCATTCTTGAAGTTTCGAAGCAAATTAAGGAGCTAAGTGAGAGGACACCTAAAGGTGTTGGCTGCGCAAAATTGGGCGTGTTTGCGAACCTACCTGAGGATGTACCATTCATGCCAGGTGCTCACCATGGGCATAACATGCCTGAGCTAGCCCTCCACGTAGCCATAAGCGGTCCAGGTGTTGTAGAGCATGCAGTGAAGAGTAGGTGTCAGGGGATGAGCTTAACAGAGATGTTGGAGGAGATAAAGAGGGTCATATTTAAGATAACGAGGGTTGGTGAGCTTATTGGTTGGGAGATAGCTAATAGAATTAAGGTTAGGCTGTGCACCGTCGATCTGTCGCTAGCTCCAACACCGACAGTAGGAGATTCCGTGGCTGACGTAATTGAGGCTATGGGGATTGAGAGCTTTGGAGCACCAGGTACCTTAACTGCCTTAATGCTTCTAAGCGAGGCTTTAAGAAGAGGAGGGTCAATGGCTGCCACTAACGTTGGGGGGTTGAGTGGCGTAATGTTGCCGGGGAGTGAGGATCTTGGACTATCTGAAGCCATAAAGCGAGGTTCTGTGTCTCTATGGGCCTTGATAGCATCGTGTGCTATATGTTCAACAGGCCTCGACATGGTCTGCATACCTGGAGATACACCAGCAGAGGTCGTGGCTGGGTTGATATCCGATGTGCTATCAATAGGGGTTATAAACGGCAAGTCTCTAGGTGTTAGGATAATTCCAGTTCCAGGGTCGAAGCCTGGCGATGAAGTTGATTTTGGTGGACTCCTCGGTAAGAGCGTAATACTCGACGTTACCTCTTATTCACCGAAGATATTCGTTGCAAGAGGTGGTGAGATACCTCACTACAAGCATAGGTGGTGATGGCTCCTAAAGCTCAGAATTTCAAGCACTAGCAATCTTTAAGCTTACTCAATGACAACTTAGTTCTGGTTGAACCCTACATGAGTGATGGGAGGCCAAGTTGGGACGAATACTTCATGAGGATAGCACACGATGTAGCTTCGAGATCTACGTGCTTAAGGCGTAAGGTTGGAGCAATACTTGTTAAGGACAAGAGGATTCTAGCTACAGGCTATAATGGTGCACCAAAAAATCTACCACACTGCATTAAATGCTTAAGAGAGGAGTTGGGGGTTCCATCAGGTCAGAGACATGAACTTTGCCGGGGAGTTCACGCTGAGCAGAATGCAATAATTCAAGCAGCCGTCTTCGGTGTTAGCACGAAGGGGGCCACGCTGTACACGACGACATTCCCTTGCGTTATATGTGCCAAGATGCTAATAAATGCTGAAATATCGGAGATAGTCTACGACTCGAACTACGAGGATCCAGAAGCAGCTAAACTACTTGGTGAGGCAAGGATCAAGGTTAGAGCATTTAGGTTGAGGAGCCAGTAAACCATGCTCATAGGTAGAGTGTACGTGGATGGAGCTTCCCATGGAAATCCAGGGCCAGCTGGAATAGGCATAGTGATATTGAACTCTGAGGGTAGAGTGCTTAGAGAGCACCGTGAGTTTATTGGGGTTCACCTCACTAATAACCAAGCCGAGTACATGGCGATCATAAGGGCCCTGGACCTCTGTTCATCGATCTTTTCGAGTGGAGTGCTACACGTGTTCAGCGACTCTGAGCTACTCATTAGACAGCTTAATGGAATCTACAAGGTTAGGAGTCTAAACCTGAAAAGCCTCTTTATAGAGGTTAAGCGTAGAGAGAAGCTCTTCACAACAGTACACTATCATCACGTCAGCCGCGAGCACAACAAAAAGGCAAATGAGTTAGCTAACAAGGCAGTAGAGGAGGGTCTCAAAGGGTTGAAGTTGACCTAAACTTCAAGGAGCATATATTGAGACTACAATGTTCATGAGCTTGCATTAAAGATGACGCTCTAAGCGCTTTAGCTTAAGTTGAGCGTAGCCTCTATAAAAAGGCGTAGAGAACAAGAGTTAGGAGATGCCTTGCCATCGAATAGGGTTGATTCATCAAAGCTGCTCTCAAGCTTGGGCTACGACTTTTACTCCTACGTTGAGGCTGCTGTGAAGCCTGATGTAGTTGAAGAGACGTTCAACGACGTGATTCCTCAGCTATCATCAGGCTTCCCTATATCAGGAAAGAAGATTTACAAGCATCAACTTGAAGCTCTCGAAGCATTGAGATCGGGGTTTAATGTGATATTGAGGTCTGGGACGGGCTCCGGTAAGACTGAGGCATGGCTGCTCTACTCCCTTAAGTACAAGGTCCCCACCTTAGCGATCTATCCAACTTTAGCATTAGCTAACGATCAGATTAGAAGGATTAGAGGTTACGCTTCAGCATTAAAGCTGGATGTAGAGGTAATAGATGCAGCTACGAGAGACCTCCTCGTGAAGGAGAAGGGGAGATCTAAGTTAAGATCAATCCTAACTGGTTGCGATATTGTGGTTACGAACCCAGCCTTCCTACTACACGAGGTTAGGAGGGTCGCTTTAAAGGGAGGGTCGCTTCTCGATGGCTTCCTCCTCAAGCTTGGATTACTCGTGTTGGATGAAGTGGATTTCTATGGTCCAAGAGAGGTAGCTCTACTCTTAGCCCTCATAGAGATTATGACGATGATGTTCAAGTCGAAATTTCAGGTTGCAGTTCTAACGGCAGCCATCGAGAACCCTGATGAGCTCGCCTCCTTCCTAGACAGGGTAACTGGAAGAGAGACTAAGATAATTGAGGGGAAGCCATTTAGAGTCGAGAATAGGGTTTATGTCGTCTTAGGGAGGAACCTGAAAACTGTATGGGAGCATCTTAGAGCTAAGCGAGGAGACTTCGAGAGAGCTGGTGTAGGAGGAGACGTCATTGAGGCCCTAGACAGCTTTGAGCTGTTTAAGGAGAGGATCTATAATGTCATTGAGGCTGCAAGAGCTATAGGCCTACACGCTCCAAGCCTAGACTTTGACCCAACAGACCTTCTGAGGTCGTATATCGATGATCATGGCGTGACCCTAGTGTTCACTAAGAGCATAGCAAAAGCTGAAGAGATAGCTCGAAAACTTAGAGCTGAGCTTCCAATAGCTCATAGGGATTGCGTAGCTGCTCACCACCACCTGGCCTCTAAGGACTATAGGGTAATGGTTGAGGAGGCTGCTCGACAGGGTATTGTAAAGATACTGATCTCGCCGAGAACTCTAAGTCAAGGCATAGACATAGGTACGGTGGTTAGGATAGTCCATTTAGGTCTACCAGAGAGTCTTAGAGAGTTCTATCAGCGTGAAGGGAGGAAGGGGAGAAGGGAGGAACTAAGCTTCTCAGAGACTATAATCCTACCAAGCGGCAAGTGGGATAGGGACATCCTATCGAGGGGGCTAAGCGCTCTAAAGTCTTGGCTTCAAATGCCGATAGAGAAGGTGATAATAAATCCAGATAATAAGTACCTACTTTTATTTAAGGCCCTGCTTAAGTTCGCTTCTCCAAGACTTAAAGATAGGCTGAGTGGGGAGGAATATCAGTTTCTAGAGAGCCTTGGCATGGTAAGGCGAGGTGAACTTACAAGCAGAGGTGAAGAGGCCTTAAGGAATATGAACTTCTACGAGTATGGACCTCCATACGGTGTGAACAGGGTCATGGTTGAAGATGGTGAGGTTAAGTACCTTGAGAGCATATCTCACTGCGATCTCGTTGAGAAGTTCCAGATAGGTTGCATAGACTACACCTCTGATGGTATCGTAGTAGAGCATAGAGTTGGAGGTAAAACTGGCAGGATGGTTACGGCTGTTGTGGAGGAGAAGCTTAGAGAAGCTGCATTGTGGAGGAGAGAGGCCTTAGCTTTAGCTCTCGAGGAGTACGAGGAGGCTAAGGTGAGGTGGGGGGAGGAGCCCTCCATACTCAGCGATTACGTCCATGGAAGGCTCCACTCAGAGATTATGTGTGTTGTATACCCACCTAAGAGAGGATTTGGTAAATACATTAAGGTGCCTAATAGGGTCTTGTGGAGGGTTGTAAGCTCCAGGTCAAAGCTCAAGACTATTGATAGCAGGACGATAACATTCAGGGATTACAAGGTAATAGAGGTTCCAACAGCTACTTATGGTAAGTACAGTGATTACACTTATGGAGCTTACTTTGAACTCGACCCTGCTGAGGATCTCACCCTCATGAGGATTGGGCTGGCCCTCCTAATGATAGTCCTTAGAAAGAAGCTTAGAGTGCCATTAGAGACGTTAATGTACAGTCTTGGAGCTATTGGAGAGAAGAAGCTCATGGTGATCCATGAACCTGAAAGTGCTGGACTAATTGAGAAGCTTGATTGGCTTGAATTAAAGAGGTTGATTGAGGAGTATGAGCCTGATCCTTTAGATGAGGTTATAATGGAGTCTTTTGATGAGTATGCTTACTCAGACTTCATATCTCTAGGTTTAAACTGGGATTTAGCTAAGCACTACGCTGTTAAAGCCGTTGAGTACATGCTTCTCGAGCACAGGATACCGATTGAGTTTAAGGGCTTGCAGCTAGCAATACCAAAGCCCTCGAGGGCCCTTAAGTTGGCATCTATTGATGCTGTCTACTTGAAGCTTATGGATAAGGCTGATACAGGAATATTGAGCCTAGCAGTGTACGATGGAGAGGATGTGAAAGCTTTAACCCTGTATAGAGATTTTGGTCTAATGCATCCAGACCCTCAAGCTGAGCTAATCTTATCATCACTCGTTAACCAGGACTTCACGATCCTCACCTACGGATTCAGTCAACTTCTGAGTTCATTATCTAGTGGAGGGTTTAAGACGCATGTCCTCATCTTAAAGTCCTTGACGTTAGAGGGCAAGGTAATTGATGTTAAGGAGTGTACAACTAAATCTCTTGGCTTGAGCTTAGCGCCATTAGAGGAGGTTGAGAGGTCCTTGAATATACATAGATCCGTCACGCTCGCTGACGTGATGAGTGAGCTTGAAAACTCGAGAAGGAGGATAGTGAGTGAGCCGCCGGGTTCATGGATCAACTTCACAAAGTACCTTAGAGAAAAAGTTGAGGTATACTTGAGTGAGAGCGTTAAATCCATGTACCTAGTGTACTTAGTGTTAAAGGAGTATGAGAGGAGAGTTAGAGCAACTAAGTGAAAGCCCATCACATTAAGTTTAAGCGTGCTTTCACACATTAAATATGGCATGGAGGCTGGGACAACCTAACTACTACTCACATTGTTACGTCTCCTGAGGCTTAAGCTCACCTGTTAAGTAACCCTAAGTTTTGAGGTTCACTTCAGTTTTTAGAAGCTCAGCGTTTAATAAGGGCATTTAGCTTCAAGCAACGTTAGCAGATAGTGTAGAATCTAACCTAGCTCCTAAGCTAAAAGGCTTTTCGATGAGTGTTCATGAGTGGTTGAGGATAAATAAAAGGAGGGGATTATTACGTACCTGTGCCTTAAGTATTGAGGGTAGTTTACTTTATGTGAGTTATGTTGATAGCACTTTGTACTTAGCAAGCTCTCTACCATATACCCTGCTCTCATTAATTAAGATCCAAAGTGATATGGCCGCTACTATTGCGGCAAGCATAATCTCGAAGTATTCTAGCAGTAATGGTCGACCTACCAGGATGAGGGCAGACAGTATGATTAGGGCCCCTCTTATGAGGGCAATTAAGCTCCTTCTCTTAACCACATCCTCCAAGTACTTGCTACTGTATATTCCTAGTGGAATACCGATTACAGCGAAGAGCATGCATAGGAAGGCTATGAATGTCTGACCCGACCATAATAGTAGTTCGGGCCATGTGAAGAAGCTAAAGCATATCATGAATAGTGGGAGTCCTATCTTAATGGATTCAATGGCTATCGCACCAAACCTCTCTTCTGCAATTTTTGCTGCTGTAGCTGCAGCAATAGCGACTGGTGGTGTTATTGCTGATAGTACGGCTATCCAGAATATGAAGAAGTGAACTATGAGTGGCGGTACATTGAGAATTGAAAATGGTACTGTAGCTATCGATATGGTTATAACGTATACGCCTGTTGCAGATACACCGAACCCAAGTAGTGTGGCTATAAGCCATACTGCTAGTGCCAGTAGCGCTAAGTTGTATCCTACCGCGTGTGTGAGGCCCATGGACCATCTTAGAACTAGCCCTGTAACTGTGAGCACACCGGTGATTATATTGATTGTAGCGAGCATGACTCCAACAGTAGCTGCTAGGGTACCTCCCTCCTCTACAGCGGTGGCAGACCTTTTTGCAAAGTCTTTGATGTAGTCTTTAAACGATGACTTCTCTTTAGACCCTCTAAAGACGACGAGATAGTTATAGACGAATGCTAAGGGGATGTACGAAATGAGCGTATAAAAGCAGGCGATTAGGGGGTCCATTCGGTAGTAGGCCATTAAGAATACTAAGAGGGTCAAGCCAACTATGAATGGCACGCTAACCTTCATAACCACTCTTAACCCTACCTTAGGGTAGTCCCTTAAGAAGGTATGTGCTCTTGATAGATCCAGGTACTTGCGCGATATGCAGAAGACGGCTACTGATGTGGACAAGTAGTAAAGTACTGCTGGCAACACTGCTACAGCACATATGTATATGTAAGGTACTCCAAGCACTGCAGCCATGATGAAGGCCGCTGCCCCCATTACCGGTGGAACTATTAAACCTCCACTTGAAGCAACACTCTCTATTGCTCCTGCAAACTTTGCTGGCACACCAATACGCTTATTCATCGGTATCGTGAAGACACCTGTACCAGCAACATTTGCGGGTGCGCTACCGCTAAACATGCCGAAGAGCGCGCTTGCTACGACACCTGTCTGAGGTACTAGGTGTGGTCCTCGACTCACCATGTACCTCATTAGGTTAAATAGCGTGTCAAACCCACCAAGTGCTCTAAGGAAGGCTGCAAGTATCACGAAGGCTGAGATCCACGTGAAGGCTATTTGTGTGAGATCCCCAAAAATTCCTATAGGTAAGTCAGCTGAAAGAGACCTGAATAGATCTGTTAAAGGAAGGCCTGCGTGTCTTAAGCCCTCAATGGGTATGTACGGCCCTATGTACGCGTAGACCATGAATGCCACAGCCACTATCATAATCCACTTCTCGACATTCTTTCTACAACATTCAAGCACTATAATTAGGGTTATGGCACCGAGAGTGACGTCATATATGTTGCCTATACCCATTCTGTAGTAGTATATGGCGAAGTACTCTTGAAAGAAGTATATGCAGCTTGTAACTACAAGCACTATCAATGCTATCGATAACACTCTATTAAGTAGGGGGCTTCTTAGACCAAAAAGTCTACTGCGTCCAATGACGGAGTCTAATAGTATGACTGTACATGCCAACATTAAGTACGGTATTACGGCTCGAGCTCTCTCCATGGGCAGCATACCAGCATACCACATGACGTAGCACGTTATTGCTAGGCATACCGCTAAGTAGACGTATCTCGCGACTCTTGAAAAAGTTCCGCTAGATTGTACTTGCGTCATCCTTATCACTTAGCTAGAGTGGTTGAACATTAGTTTAAAAAACTTACCAGCAGAATTTAAGGACCTAGGTAGAGACTTTCTCGTATCATTCCTTAATAAAAACAGAGTAAATGTTATGGAATAAAATAGAGTAAATGTTATGGTCTTTATGAACTCTCAACGTTCTGCTACAAGTATTCCCAGTTCTTCTAGGTTGTAGCCTAGCTCTTTCAGGTATAGAGCTACGCCAGGATGTATTGGAGCACCGTATTTAGATTGTACTTGGAAGGCTTTAATGTTGAACTCTAATCCCCATTTAGAGAAGCCCGTGAATGTGGCTAAAGCCTTTTCAAATGCTGTAGCGTTCGTAAAGTGTGTCTTGAAGAAGTAATATACATGCTCTTTACTGAGCTCTCTAGAAGATCCAACGAATCCAAATGGTACAGCAACGACGTCGATGAGGGTCTTACCATCTGCGGTCTTCACATTATAGGGTGTCAAGTTCATTGTGAAGGGTACTAGAGAGCCTGATCTCGCAAGCAGCAAACTCAACTCCTCTGGGCTTGGTGGTACGGCAACCAACCTATATCCTACTTTTGCAAAGGATTCTGCTACCCATGAAGCGGGACCACCAGGATCACCATAGCCCCACACTATCTTAACTCGACCTAGTGTTATTGCATCACCTACTCCACCGACATCCATTATTTCAAGCCTCAATACCTTATATATGTCCTCAGGGTCAACGTCGT
Proteins encoded in this region:
- a CDS encoding ribonuclease HI family protein, translated to MLIGRVYVDGASHGNPGPAGIGIVILNSEGRVLREHREFIGVHLTNNQAEYMAIIRALDLCSSIFSSGVLHVFSDSELLIRQLNGIYKVRSLNLKSLFIEVKRREKLFTTVHYHHVSREHNKKANELANKAVEEGLKGLKLT
- a CDS encoding dCMP deaminase family protein: MSDGRPSWDEYFMRIAHDVASRSTCLRRKVGAILVKDKRILATGYNGAPKNLPHCIKCLREELGVPSGQRHELCRGVHAEQNAIIQAAVFGVSTKGATLYTTTFPCVICAKMLINAEISEIVYDSNYEDPEAAKLLGEARIKVRAFRLRSQ
- a CDS encoding DEAD/DEAH box helicase: MPSNRVDSSKLLSSLGYDFYSYVEAAVKPDVVEETFNDVIPQLSSGFPISGKKIYKHQLEALEALRSGFNVILRSGTGSGKTEAWLLYSLKYKVPTLAIYPTLALANDQIRRIRGYASALKLDVEVIDAATRDLLVKEKGRSKLRSILTGCDIVVTNPAFLLHEVRRVALKGGSLLDGFLLKLGLLVLDEVDFYGPREVALLLALIEIMTMMFKSKFQVAVLTAAIENPDELASFLDRVTGRETKIIEGKPFRVENRVYVVLGRNLKTVWEHLRAKRGDFERAGVGGDVIEALDSFELFKERIYNVIEAARAIGLHAPSLDFDPTDLLRSYIDDHGVTLVFTKSIAKAEEIARKLRAELPIAHRDCVAAHHHLASKDYRVMVEEAARQGIVKILISPRTLSQGIDIGTVVRIVHLGLPESLREFYQREGRKGRREELSFSETIILPSGKWDRDILSRGLSALKSWLQMPIEKVIINPDNKYLLLFKALLKFASPRLKDRLSGEEYQFLESLGMVRRGELTSRGEEALRNMNFYEYGPPYGVNRVMVEDGEVKYLESISHCDLVEKFQIGCIDYTSDGIVVEHRVGGKTGRMVTAVVEEKLREAALWRREALALALEEYEEAKVRWGEEPSILSDYVHGRLHSEIMCVVYPPKRGFGKYIKVPNRVLWRVVSSRSKLKTIDSRTITFRDYKVIEVPTATYGKYSDYTYGAYFELDPAEDLTLMRIGLALLMIVLRKKLRVPLETLMYSLGAIGEKKLMVIHEPESAGLIEKLDWLELKRLIEEYEPDPLDEVIMESFDEYAYSDFISLGLNWDLAKHYAVKAVEYMLLEHRIPIEFKGLQLAIPKPSRALKLASIDAVYLKLMDKADTGILSLAVYDGEDVKALTLYRDFGLMHPDPQAELILSSLVNQDFTILTYGFSQLLSSLSSGGFKTHVLILKSLTLEGKVIDVKECTTKSLGLSLAPLEEVERSLNIHRSVTLADVMSELENSRRRIVSEPPGSWINFTKYLREKVEVYLSESVKSMYLVYLVLKEYERRVRATK
- a CDS encoding TRAP transporter fused permease subunit, producing the protein MTQVQSSGTFSRVARYVYLAVCLAITCYVMWYAGMLPMERARAVIPYLMLACTVILLDSVIGRSRLFGLRSPLLNRVLSIALIVLVVTSCIYFFQEYFAIYYYRMGIGNIYDVTLGAITLIIVLECCRKNVEKWIMIVAVAFMVYAYIGPYIPIEGLRHAGLPLTDLFRSLSADLPIGIFGDLTQIAFTWISAFVILAAFLRALGGFDTLFNLMRYMVSRGPHLVPQTGVVASALFGMFSGSAPANVAGTGVFTIPMNKRIGVPAKFAGAIESVASSGGLIVPPVMGAAAFIMAAVLGVPYIYICAVAVLPAVLYYLSTSVAVFCISRKYLDLSRAHTFLRDYPKVGLRVVMKVSVPFIVGLTLLVFLMAYYRMDPLIACFYTLISYIPLAFVYNYLVVFRGSKEKSSFKDYIKDFAKRSATAVEEGGTLAATVGVMLATINIITGVLTVTGLVLRWSMGLTHAVGYNLALLALAVWLIATLLGFGVSATGVYVITISIATVPFSILNVPPLIVHFFIFWIAVLSAITPPVAIAAATAAKIAEERFGAIAIESIKIGLPLFMICFSFFTWPELLLWSGQTFIAFLCMLFAVIGIPLGIYSSKYLEDVVKRRSLIALIRGALIILSALILVGRPLLLEYFEIMLAAIVAAISLWILINESRVYGRELAKYKVLST
- a CDS encoding PFL family protein; translation: MPIVIHPTEILETIEMIKYLKFDIRAVTLSISLMDCIDGNLESMMRKIERKLNDVLPNFVSVTSDVADRYQVPIVNKRVSVTPLSMLVEPYASTSLSEGRRALLELAKFMDSLMKIHGIDYVGGLSAHVARGSTPGDKVVLTSIAEALSQTEKLFSSINAAQTGIGINIDAILEVSKQIKELSERTPKGVGCAKLGVFANLPEDVPFMPGAHHGHNMPELALHVAISGPGVVEHAVKSRCQGMSLTEMLEEIKRVIFKITRVGELIGWEIANRIKVRLCTVDLSLAPTPTVGDSVADVIEAMGIESFGAPGTLTALMLLSEALRRGGSMAATNVGGLSGVMLPGSEDLGLSEAIKRGSVSLWALIASCAICSTGLDMVCIPGDTPAEVVAGLISDVLSIGVINGKSLGVRIIPVPGSKPGDEVDFGGLLGKSVILDVTSYSPKIFVARGGEIPHYKHRW
- a CDS encoding ACT domain-containing protein; the encoded protein is MHAQESKDLIVVTVLGVDRPGIVAGITSVLASFNVNIEDISQTVLRNLFAMILIADMSKATCTLRELREKLEAKAKELGVEVFVQHMNIFRAMHRI